In Citrobacter sp. RHB25-C09, the following proteins share a genomic window:
- a CDS encoding prepilin-type N-terminal cleavage/methylation domain-containing protein, producing the protein MSASLNQQRGFSLPEVMLAMVLLVMVVTALSGYQRALMNSFYVRSQYLQLWREAWQQTQLQPFSPPVNWQVNRVQTTQAGCVSIRTKLSSPLGRQGEMIRLYCPNR; encoded by the coding sequence ATGTCAGCTTCCCTGAATCAGCAGCGTGGATTTAGCCTGCCGGAGGTGATGCTGGCGATGGTGCTTCTGGTGATGGTGGTTACGGCGCTTTCAGGATATCAGCGCGCGCTGATGAACAGTTTTTATGTGAGAAGCCAGTATTTACAGCTCTGGCGAGAGGCCTGGCAGCAAACGCAACTGCAGCCGTTTTCGCCACCTGTGAACTGGCAGGTAAACCGAGTGCAGACAACGCAGGCGGGATGTGTCAGCATCAGGACAAAGCTATCTTCACCTCTGGGCAGACAGGGCGAAATGATTCGCCTGTACTGTCCGAACCGTTAG
- a CDS encoding DUF2509 family protein, protein MNREQGVSSLALVLLMLVLGSLLLEGLSQQDVSLASRVSLESQALRRQAVVHSAAEWGRVQRWEGVSDVQCRQYSTENVPVCLRRFSDNHLLLISSHDGASVWRLGERINGRVVFDPHGWSDFCPLQEVMLCQLP, encoded by the coding sequence GTGAACCGTGAACAAGGCGTATCGTCGTTGGCGTTGGTGCTACTGATGTTGGTGCTTGGTAGCCTGTTATTGGAGGGGCTGAGCCAGCAGGATGTCAGTTTAGCGTCCCGCGTGTCGCTGGAAAGCCAGGCCCTACGTCGTCAGGCCGTGGTGCATTCAGCTGCAGAATGGGGAAGGGTGCAACGGTGGGAGGGGGTATCGGATGTGCAATGTCGGCAATATAGCACCGAAAATGTGCCTGTTTGTCTGCGCAGGTTTAGCGACAACCACCTCTTGCTCATTTCATCACATGATGGTGCCTCAGTCTGGCGATTAGGGGAACGTATTAACGGCCGTGTCGTTTTTGACCCCCATGGCTGGAGCGATTTTTGCCCATTGCAGGAGGTGATGTTATGTCAGCTTCCCTGA
- a CDS encoding prepilin peptidase-dependent protein yields the protein MPVKETGFSLLEVLIAMAISSVLLLGGARFLPALQRDILQYTRRLSLEDEVWQRVFTVAKQLQRAGYCYGKCVGEPLIIAEQGQCVIVQWDANSNGVWERFPVKVAEQTGYRLRDNVLETLRGATSCGGKGWDKMTDPETVQIAAFDVERHDSTGFAPALTLRLRGISRGAPKIVIDAQYSVTGFNL from the coding sequence CTGCCAGTAAAAGAAACGGGATTTTCGCTGTTGGAGGTACTGATTGCGATGGCGATAAGCAGCGTTTTGTTACTCGGCGGCGCGCGATTTCTCCCGGCACTACAACGCGACATTTTGCAATACACCCGTCGGCTCTCGCTGGAGGATGAGGTCTGGCAACGGGTATTCACCGTTGCAAAGCAGCTTCAGCGCGCCGGTTATTGTTACGGTAAGTGCGTCGGTGAACCCCTGATCATTGCCGAACAGGGGCAATGCGTCATTGTGCAATGGGATGCAAACAGTAATGGTGTCTGGGAGCGTTTTCCCGTCAAGGTGGCTGAGCAGACCGGGTATCGTCTGCGTGACAACGTGCTGGAAACACTACGCGGCGCGACATCCTGTGGCGGTAAAGGCTGGGATAAAATGACCGACCCGGAGACCGTGCAGATCGCCGCCTTTGACGTGGAACGCCACGATAGCACAGGGTTCGCACCGGCATTGACGTTACGCCTGCGTGGCATTAGCCGGGGAGCACCGAAAATAGTCATTGATGCCCAGTACAGCGTAACGGGGTTTAATCTGTGA
- a CDS encoding prepilin peptidase-dependent protein, protein MKKQQGYTLIEMLVTMLIMVCLSATGLYGWQQWQQQQRLWQTACQLRDYLLQLREDANWRNRDHTIITVREGSSWCLISSVTTQSSCTPRSALIFVPRWSDVELMEVTPSLAFYGLRNTAWAGHIRLKNTAGEWRLVVSPWGRIRLCERNETEACQ, encoded by the coding sequence ATGAAAAAACAGCAGGGTTATACACTCATCGAAATGCTGGTCACGATGCTCATTATGGTCTGCCTGAGTGCGACAGGGCTTTACGGCTGGCAGCAGTGGCAGCAACAGCAGCGCTTATGGCAAACCGCCTGCCAGCTGCGCGACTACCTGTTACAGCTACGCGAAGACGCCAACTGGCGAAACCGCGACCATACGATTATCACCGTCAGAGAGGGATCTTCATGGTGTCTTATCAGTTCGGTTACTACACAAAGCAGCTGTACGCCTCGTTCTGCGCTGATTTTTGTCCCGCGATGGAGCGACGTCGAGCTTATGGAGGTGACGCCATCGCTGGCGTTCTACGGCCTGCGCAACACCGCATGGGCCGGGCACATTCGGCTGAAAAATACCGCAGGAGAGTGGCGGCTGGTGGTATCGCCCTGGGGGCGAATTCGACTGTGCGAACGCAACGAAACGGAAGCCTGCCAGTAA
- the thyA gene encoding thymidylate synthase, translated as MKQYLELMQKVLDEGTQKNDRTGTGTLSIFGHQMRFNLQEGFPLVTTKRCHLRSIIHELLWFLQGDTNVAYLHENNVTIWDEWADENGNLGPVYGKQWRAWPTPDGRHIDQITTVMNQLKNDPDSRRIIVSAWNVGELDKMALAPCHAFFQFYVADGKLSCQLYQRSCDVFLGLPFNIASYALLVHMMAQQCDLEVGDFVWTGGDTHLYSNHMEQTHLQLSREPRALPKLVIKRKPDSIFDYRFDDFEIEGYDPHPGIKAPVAI; from the coding sequence ATGAAACAGTATTTAGAACTGATGCAAAAAGTGCTGGATGAAGGCACGCAGAAAAACGACCGTACCGGAACCGGAACGCTTTCCATTTTTGGTCATCAGATGCGTTTTAACCTGCAGGAAGGATTCCCGCTGGTGACGACAAAGCGTTGCCACCTGCGTTCCATCATCCATGAGCTGCTGTGGTTTCTGCAAGGCGACACTAACGTGGCCTACCTGCACGAAAACAACGTCACCATATGGGACGAATGGGCAGATGAAAACGGCAACCTTGGCCCGGTCTATGGCAAACAATGGCGCGCCTGGCCGACGCCGGACGGTCGCCACATTGACCAGATCACCACGGTCATGAATCAGTTGAAGAACGATCCTGACTCACGTCGCATCATCGTCTCTGCATGGAACGTAGGTGAGCTGGATAAGATGGCGTTGGCGCCGTGCCATGCTTTCTTCCAGTTCTATGTGGCGGACGGTAAGCTCTCCTGCCAGCTTTATCAGCGTTCCTGCGACGTGTTCCTCGGCCTGCCGTTTAACATCGCCAGCTACGCATTACTGGTGCATATGATGGCGCAGCAGTGTGACCTGGAAGTGGGTGACTTCGTCTGGACCGGTGGTGATACTCACCTGTACAGCAACCATATGGAGCAAACTCACCTCCAGTTAAGCCGCGAGCCGCGCGCATTGCCGAAACTGGTGATTAAGCGTAAACCCGACTCAATTTTTGATTACCGCTTCGATGATTTTGAAATCGAAGGATACGATCCGCATCCGGGAATCAAAGCGCCGGTAGCTATCTGA
- the lgt gene encoding prolipoprotein diacylglyceryl transferase, which produces MTSSYLHFPDFDPVIFSVGPVALHWYGLMYLVGFIFAMWLATRRANRPGSGWTKNEVENLLYAGFLGVFLGGRIGYVLFYNFPLFLDNPLYLFRVWDGGMSFHGGLIGVILVMIIFAKRTKRSFFQVSDFIAPLIPFGLGAGRLGNFINGELWGRVDPSFPYTMLFPGSRTEDILLLQTNPQWQSIFDTYGSLPRHASQLYEMALEGVVLFIILNLFIRKPRPMGSVSGLFLIGYGAFRIIVEFFRQPDQQFTGEWVQYISMGQILSIPMIVAGVIMMIWAYRRSPQQHVS; this is translated from the coding sequence ATGACCAGTAGCTATCTGCATTTTCCGGACTTCGATCCGGTCATTTTTTCAGTTGGACCCGTCGCGCTTCACTGGTACGGCTTAATGTATCTGGTAGGCTTTATTTTCGCGATGTGGCTGGCGACGCGCCGCGCTAATCGCCCGGGCAGCGGCTGGACCAAAAATGAAGTTGAAAACTTACTTTATGCAGGTTTCCTCGGGGTGTTCCTCGGTGGCCGTATTGGCTACGTCCTGTTCTATAATTTCCCTCTGTTCCTCGATAACCCACTTTACCTGTTCCGCGTCTGGGACGGCGGTATGTCCTTCCACGGCGGCCTGATTGGCGTGATTCTGGTGATGATTATCTTCGCCAAACGCACCAAGCGTAGTTTCTTCCAGGTGTCCGACTTTATTGCTCCGCTGATTCCTTTTGGCCTTGGCGCCGGACGTCTGGGCAATTTCATCAACGGCGAACTGTGGGGACGTGTTGACCCTTCTTTCCCGTACACCATGCTGTTCCCGGGGTCGCGCACCGAAGACATTCTGCTGCTGCAAACGAACCCGCAGTGGCAGTCCATTTTTGATACTTACGGTTCTCTGCCTCGTCACGCTTCTCAGCTTTACGAGATGGCGCTCGAAGGGGTTGTTCTGTTTATCATTCTTAACCTGTTCATTCGCAAGCCGCGTCCGATGGGGTCCGTCTCGGGATTGTTTTTGATTGGCTACGGCGCATTTCGTATTATTGTTGAATTCTTCCGCCAGCCGGACCAGCAGTTCACCGGCGAGTGGGTCCAGTACATCAGCATGGGGCAGATCCTCTCTATTCCGATGATTGTCGCTGGTGTGATCATGATGATTTGGGCTTATCGCCGTAGCCCGCAGCAACACGTTTCCTGA
- the ptsP gene encoding phosphoenolpyruvate--protein phosphotransferase, with the protein MLTRLREIVEKVASAPRLNEALNILVTDICLAMDTEVCSVYLADHDRRCYYLMATRGLKKPRGRTVALAFDEGIVGLVGRLAEPINLADAQKHPSFKYIPSVKEERFRAFLGVPIIQRRQLLGVLVVQQRELRQYDESEESFLVTLATQMAAILSQSQLTALFGQYRQTRIRALPAAPGVAIAEGWQDATLPLMEQVYQASTLDTAQERERLTGALEEAANEFRRYSKRFAAGAQKETAAIFDLYSHLLSDARLRRELFAEVDNGSVAEWAVKTIIEKFAEQFAALSDSYLKERAGDLRALGQRLLFHLDDAVQGPNAWPERFILVADELSATTLAELPQDRLAGVVVRDGAANSHAAIMVRAMGIPTVMGADIQPSVLHRRTLVVDGYRGELLVDPEPVLIQEYQRLISEENELSRLAEDDVNLPAQLKSGERVKVMLNAGLSPEHEEKLGSRIDGIGLYRTEIPFMLQSGFPSEEEQVAQYQGMLQMFNDKPVTLRTLDVGADKQLPYMPISEENPCLGWRGIRITLDQPEIFLIQVRAMLRANAATGNLSILLPMVTSIDEVDEARRLIERAGREVEEMIGYAIPKPRIGVMLEVPSMVFMLPHLANRIDFISVGTNDLTQYILAVDRNNTRVASIYDSLHPGMLRALSMIVQESERSGIDLRLCGEMAGDPMCVALLIGMGFRHLSMNGRSVARVKYLLRHIDYEEAKTLAQRSLEAQLATEVRHQVAAFMERRGMGGLIRGGL; encoded by the coding sequence ATGCTCACCCGCCTGCGCGAAATAGTCGAAAAGGTGGCCAGTGCTCCGCGTCTTAATGAAGCGCTGAATATTCTGGTCACTGACATCTGTCTTGCGATGGATACTGAGGTCTGCTCGGTCTATCTGGCCGATCATGACCGACGTTGTTATTACCTCATGGCGACCCGGGGGCTAAAAAAACCGCGTGGTCGTACCGTGGCGCTCGCATTTGATGAAGGTATCGTCGGTCTGGTTGGCAGACTGGCGGAACCCATCAACCTCGCGGATGCGCAAAAGCATCCCAGCTTTAAATACATTCCTTCCGTAAAAGAAGAGCGCTTCCGTGCATTCCTCGGCGTGCCGATTATTCAGCGACGTCAGTTGCTCGGCGTGCTGGTGGTCCAGCAGCGCGAACTGCGTCAGTACGATGAAAGCGAAGAGTCTTTCCTCGTAACGCTCGCCACCCAGATGGCCGCGATTCTCTCGCAATCTCAGTTGACTGCGCTGTTTGGGCAGTATCGTCAGACGCGGATCCGTGCGCTGCCAGCGGCACCGGGCGTGGCGATTGCGGAAGGCTGGCAGGATGCAACGCTGCCGCTGATGGAGCAGGTTTATCAGGCCTCCACGCTGGATACCGCGCAGGAGCGTGAGCGACTGACCGGAGCGCTGGAAGAGGCGGCGAACGAATTTCGTCGTTACAGCAAGCGTTTTGCCGCTGGTGCACAAAAAGAGACGGCGGCTATCTTCGACCTCTACTCTCACTTGCTTTCCGATGCGCGTTTACGCCGCGAGTTGTTTGCAGAAGTTGATAACGGCTCGGTGGCGGAGTGGGCGGTGAAGACCATCATCGAAAAGTTTGCCGAACAGTTTGCCGCGCTCAGCGATAGCTACCTCAAGGAACGTGCAGGTGATTTACGCGCGCTGGGTCAACGCTTACTGTTTCATCTTGATGATGCTGTCCAGGGGCCTAATGCCTGGCCGGAGCGTTTCATTCTTGTTGCTGATGAACTCTCCGCAACTACGCTTGCGGAACTGCCTCAAGACCGACTGGCGGGCGTAGTGGTTCGCGACGGGGCGGCGAACTCCCACGCGGCGATCATGGTTCGCGCGATGGGGATCCCCACCGTAATGGGTGCCGACATTCAGCCGTCGGTGCTGCATCGTCGGACGCTGGTGGTCGATGGTTACCGTGGCGAGCTATTAGTTGACCCTGAGCCGGTTCTGATCCAGGAATATCAGCGGCTTATCAGCGAAGAGAATGAGCTGAGTCGTCTGGCGGAAGATGACGTTAACTTGCCTGCGCAGTTGAAAAGCGGCGAGCGGGTGAAGGTCATGCTCAATGCGGGTCTGAGTCCGGAGCATGAAGAGAAATTAGGTAGCCGTATTGACGGCATTGGCCTGTACCGCACAGAAATTCCCTTCATGCTACAAAGCGGTTTTCCTTCTGAAGAGGAGCAGGTGGCGCAATATCAGGGCATGTTGCAGATGTTCAACGACAAGCCTGTGACCTTACGTACCCTGGACGTCGGTGCTGACAAGCAACTGCCTTACATGCCGATCAGCGAAGAGAACCCCTGCCTGGGGTGGCGCGGGATCCGCATCACCCTCGATCAGCCGGAGATCTTTCTGATCCAGGTGCGTGCAATGCTGCGCGCCAACGCGGCGACAGGCAACCTGAGCATTCTCCTGCCAATGGTGACCAGCATCGATGAGGTCGACGAAGCACGACGGCTGATCGAACGCGCCGGACGCGAAGTGGAAGAGATGATCGGTTACGCGATCCCAAAACCGCGCATCGGCGTCATGCTGGAAGTCCCGTCAATGGTGTTTATGTTGCCGCACCTGGCGAATCGCATCGATTTTATTTCGGTTGGCACGAACGACCTGACGCAATACATCCTGGCGGTGGATCGTAACAACACCCGCGTCGCCAGTATCTACGACAGCTTGCATCCCGGCATGTTACGGGCGCTGTCAATGATTGTGCAGGAGTCGGAACGAAGCGGCATCGACCTGCGTCTGTGTGGTGAAATGGCCGGCGATCCGATGTGCGTAGCACTCCTGATTGGGATGGGGTTCCGTCATCTTTCGATGAACGGCCGTTCGGTTGCGCGTGTGAAATACCTGCTTCGCCATATTGATTATGAAGAGGCCAAAACGCTCGCTCAACGCAGTCTTGAGGCGCAACTGGCCACAGAGGTGCGCCACCAGGTGGCGGCGTTTATGGAGCGACGCGGTATGGGCGGGCTAATTCGCGGCGGGTTATAA
- the rppH gene encoding RNA pyrophosphohydrolase — MIDDDGYRPNVGIVICNRQGQVMWARRFGQHSWQFPQGGINPGESAEQAMYRELFEEVGLSRKDVRILASTRNWLRYKLPKRLVRWDTKPVCIGQKQKWFLLQLMSGDAEINMQTSSTPEFDGWRWVSYWYPVRQVVSFKRDVYRRVMKEFAGVVMALSETTPKPQNAPAYRRKRG; from the coding sequence GTGATTGATGACGATGGCTACCGCCCAAATGTAGGTATCGTAATTTGTAATCGCCAGGGGCAGGTCATGTGGGCCCGGCGATTTGGTCAGCACTCCTGGCAATTTCCCCAAGGTGGGATAAACCCAGGAGAGTCAGCAGAACAGGCGATGTACCGGGAACTGTTTGAAGAAGTAGGGTTAAGCCGTAAAGATGTGCGGATCCTTGCCTCTACACGCAACTGGTTGCGTTACAAGTTACCAAAACGTTTGGTGCGTTGGGACACGAAGCCGGTTTGTATCGGCCAGAAACAAAAATGGTTTCTTTTGCAACTGATGAGCGGCGACGCAGAAATCAATATGCAAACCAGCAGCACTCCTGAATTTGATGGTTGGCGCTGGGTGAGTTACTGGTACCCGGTTCGACAAGTGGTATCGTTTAAACGCGATGTCTACCGTAGGGTGATGAAAGAATTTGCAGGTGTTGTGATGGCGCTTTCGGAAACGACACCGAAGCCGCAAAACGCACCTGCCTATCGACGTAAAAGAGGTTAA
- the mutH gene encoding DNA mismatch repair endonuclease MutH: MSGLHPLRFPPESEALLLHQAQQLSGYTLGELATLAGIATPKDLKRDKGWIGVLLEIWLGASAGSKPEQDFAALGVELKTIPVDSLGRPQETTFVCVAPLTGNSGVTWETSHVRHKLKRVLWIPVEGDRSIPLAQRRVGTPVLWSPNEEEDRQLRLDWEELMDMIVLGQVERITARHGEFLQLRPKAANAKALTEAIGAQGESILTLPRGFYLKKNFTRALLERHFLLQPS, translated from the coding sequence ATGTCCGGACTGCATCCGTTACGCTTTCCCCCTGAATCTGAAGCCCTTTTGCTCCACCAGGCGCAGCAGCTTTCCGGCTACACATTAGGCGAACTGGCAACGCTTGCGGGTATCGCCACGCCAAAAGATTTAAAGCGGGATAAGGGCTGGATTGGCGTTTTACTTGAAATCTGGCTTGGCGCCAGCGCCGGAAGTAAGCCGGAACAGGACTTCGCGGCATTAGGCGTTGAGTTAAAAACTATTCCTGTGGATAGTCTGGGACGCCCGCAGGAGACAACCTTTGTTTGCGTCGCGCCGTTAACGGGCAACAGCGGGGTCACGTGGGAAACCAGCCATGTGCGACATAAGCTTAAGCGGGTGCTGTGGATCCCCGTGGAAGGCGATCGCAGTATTCCCCTCGCACAGCGGCGAGTTGGGACGCCCGTACTCTGGAGCCCAAACGAGGAAGAAGATCGCCAATTGCGTCTCGACTGGGAAGAGCTCATGGATATGATCGTCTTAGGCCAGGTTGAGCGGATTACCGCACGGCATGGCGAATTTTTACAACTGCGACCGAAGGCGGCCAATGCCAAAGCGCTGACAGAAGCGATTGGCGCACAGGGCGAGTCAATCCTGACGCTGCCGCGTGGTTTTTATCTGAAAAAGAACTTCACCCGTGCGCTTCTGGAACGCCATTTCTTGTTACAGCCCTCATAG
- a CDS encoding TerC family protein gives MLFAWVTDPNAWLALGTLTLLEIVLGIDNIIFLSLVVAKLPTAQRAHARRLGLAGAMIMRLALLASIAWVIRLTNPLFEIFGEAISARDLILLLGGLFLIWKASKEIHESIEGEEEGLKTRVSSFLGAIVQIMLLDIIFSLDSVITAVGLSDHLFIMMAAVVIAVGVMMFAARPIGEFVDRHPSVKMLALSFLILVGFTLILESFDVHVPKGYIYFAMFFSIAVESLNLLRNKKNPL, from the coding sequence ATGTTATTTGCATGGGTAACCGATCCTAACGCCTGGCTTGCGCTCGGAACGCTGACGCTCCTGGAGATCGTTCTTGGGATCGATAATATTATTTTTCTCTCTTTGGTCGTGGCAAAACTGCCGACAGCACAGCGCGCGCATGCCCGTCGCCTGGGGCTGGCCGGTGCAATGATCATGCGTCTGGCGCTGCTGGCGTCAATCGCCTGGGTGATCCGTCTGACCAATCCGCTGTTTGAGATCTTTGGCGAGGCGATATCGGCGCGCGATCTGATCTTGCTCCTCGGTGGACTGTTCCTGATCTGGAAAGCCAGTAAGGAAATTCACGAATCCATAGAAGGTGAAGAGGAAGGATTAAAAACGCGTGTTTCCTCCTTCCTCGGGGCAATTGTGCAAATTATGCTGCTGGACATCATCTTCAGTCTCGACTCGGTGATCACCGCTGTCGGTCTGTCGGATCATCTGTTCATTATGATGGCCGCGGTGGTGATTGCCGTCGGCGTGATGATGTTTGCGGCGCGGCCAATCGGTGAATTCGTAGACCGACATCCTTCCGTTAAAATGTTGGCGCTTTCCTTCCTGATTCTGGTGGGTTTTACCCTGATACTGGAAAGTTTCGACGTTCATGTACCGAAAGGTTATATCTATTTCGCGATGTTCTTCTCCATCGCCGTAGAAAGCCTGAACCTGCTGCGCAATAAAAAGAACCCGTTGTAA
- the ygdR gene encoding lipoprotein YgdR: MKKWAVVISAVGLAFAVSGCSSDYVMATKDGRMILTDGKPEIDDDTGLVSYHDQQGNAMQINRDDVSQIIER; encoded by the coding sequence ATGAAAAAATGGGCAGTTGTAATTTCCGCAGTAGGGCTGGCTTTTGCTGTTTCCGGATGTAGCAGTGATTATGTGATGGCGACCAAAGATGGGCGTATGATCCTGACCGACGGTAAACCCGAAATTGATGATGATACCGGTCTGGTGAGCTATCACGATCAGCAAGGCAATGCGATGCAGATTAACCGCGACGACGTTTCTCAAATCATTGAACGTTGA
- a CDS encoding NADP(H)-dependent aldo-keto reductase, whose amino-acid sequence MQYHRIPHSSLEISTLGLGTMTFGEQNSEADAHAQLDYAVANGINLIDVAEMYPVPPRPETQGLTETYVGNWLAKQGNREKLILASKVSGPTRNNDSGIRPNQALDRKNIREALHDSLKRLQTDYLDLYQVHWPQRPTNCFGKLGYTWTDSAPVITLLDTLDALAEFQRAGKIRYIGVSNETAFGVMRYLHLADKHDLPRIVTIQNPYSLVNRSFEVGLAEVSQYEGVELLAYSCLAFGVLTGKYLNGAKPAGARNTLFSRFTRYSGEQTQKAVAAYVDVAKRHGLDPAQMALAFVRQQPFVASTLLGATTMEQLKTNVESLHLELSAEVLAEIEAVHQVYTYPAP is encoded by the coding sequence ATGCAATATCACCGTATACCCCACAGCTCGCTTGAGATAAGTACATTGGGGCTGGGCACAATGACGTTTGGTGAACAAAATAGCGAAGCCGACGCCCATGCACAGCTCGACTATGCCGTCGCGAATGGGATTAACCTGATCGACGTGGCTGAAATGTACCCGGTACCGCCACGCCCGGAGACGCAGGGCCTTACCGAAACCTATGTCGGTAACTGGCTGGCTAAACAAGGTAATCGCGAAAAGTTGATTCTCGCCTCCAAGGTGAGCGGTCCGACGCGTAATAACGACAGCGGTATTCGCCCGAACCAGGCATTGGATCGTAAAAACATCCGTGAAGCGCTTCACGATAGCCTGAAGCGATTACAAACCGATTATCTGGATTTGTACCAGGTACACTGGCCGCAGCGACCGACCAATTGTTTTGGCAAGCTGGGCTACACCTGGACGGATTCCGCGCCAGTGATCACTTTGCTGGATACGCTGGATGCGCTGGCCGAGTTTCAGCGTGCGGGCAAGATCCGCTATATCGGCGTCTCAAATGAAACCGCGTTTGGCGTGATGCGCTATCTACACCTGGCAGATAAACATGATCTGCCGCGAATCGTCACCATCCAGAACCCTTACAGCCTGGTGAACCGAAGTTTTGAAGTGGGTCTGGCAGAAGTGAGCCAGTATGAAGGCGTGGAACTCCTCGCCTATTCCTGTCTGGCTTTCGGTGTCCTGACCGGCAAGTACCTGAACGGTGCGAAGCCCGCAGGTGCACGCAACACACTCTTCAGTCGCTTTACCCGCTATAGCGGCGAGCAGACGCAAAAGGCCGTGGCGGCCTACGTGGATGTTGCGAAGCGTCACGGGCTGGATCCGGCGCAGATGGCGCTGGCATTCGTTCGCCAACAACCGTTTGTCGCCAGCACGTTGCTCGGCGCGACGACGATGGAACAGTTGAAGACGAACGTCGAGAGTTTACATCTGGAGCTCAGCGCAGAAGTGTTAGCGGAGATTGAAGCGGTGCACCAGGTTTATACCTACCCGGCACCGTAA
- the lplT gene encoding lysophospholipid transporter LplT — MAESVSHSTSIWSKGMMSVIAAQFLSAFGDNALLFATLALLKAQFYPDWSQPILQMVFVGAYILFAPFVGQIADSFAKGRVMMFANSLKLLGAMTICFGLNPFVGYTLVGIGAAAYSPAKYGILGEITTGDKLVKANGLMEASTIAAILLGSVAGGVLADWHVIAALVVCALAYAGAVVANLFIPKLAAARPGQSWNLAKMTRSFFCACASLWRNGETSFSLVGTSLFWGAGVTLRFLLVLWVPVALGITDNATPTYLNAMVAIGIVVGAGAAAKLVTLETVSRCMPAGILIGVVVLIFSLQHALLPAYALLMLIGVLGGFFVVPLNALLQERGKKSVGAGNAIAVQNLGENSAMLLMLGLYSLAVLVGIPAVAVGVGFGGLFALAIAALWIWQRRQG; from the coding sequence ATGGCTGAATCAGTCTCTCATAGCACGTCAATCTGGTCGAAGGGGATGATGTCGGTTATCGCCGCGCAGTTTCTCTCCGCGTTTGGCGATAATGCACTGCTTTTCGCCACTCTGGCCCTACTGAAAGCGCAATTTTATCCGGACTGGAGCCAGCCGATCCTGCAAATGGTGTTTGTAGGCGCTTACATTCTGTTTGCCCCCTTTGTGGGGCAGATTGCCGACAGCTTTGCCAAAGGTCGGGTGATGATGTTCGCCAACAGCCTGAAGCTGTTGGGGGCCATGACCATCTGTTTCGGCTTAAACCCGTTTGTGGGGTACACGCTGGTTGGAATAGGCGCGGCGGCTTATTCGCCGGCGAAGTACGGGATCCTCGGCGAGATCACAACCGGCGATAAGCTGGTAAAAGCGAACGGACTTATGGAAGCCTCTACGATCGCGGCGATTTTACTCGGTTCGGTGGCGGGTGGGGTGCTGGCTGACTGGCATGTGATTGCTGCGCTGGTGGTCTGCGCGCTAGCCTATGCCGGTGCGGTAGTGGCTAACCTGTTTATTCCGAAACTGGCGGCGGCGCGGCCAGGGCAGTCCTGGAATCTGGCGAAAATGACCCGCAGTTTCTTCTGTGCCTGTGCTTCGCTCTGGCGCAACGGCGAAACCAGTTTCTCGCTGGTGGGCACCAGTCTGTTTTGGGGAGCGGGCGTGACGCTGCGTTTCCTGCTGGTGCTGTGGGTGCCGGTGGCGTTGGGGATCACCGACAACGCCACGCCAACCTACCTGAACGCGATGGTGGCTATCGGCATTGTGGTTGGTGCGGGAGCGGCAGCCAAACTGGTGACGCTGGAAACCGTATCACGCTGTATGCCCGCAGGGATCCTGATTGGCGTTGTAGTGTTGATTTTTTCTCTGCAACATGCGTTGCTCCCGGCCTATGCGTTGCTGATGCTGATCGGCGTGCTGGGTGGCTTTTTTGTGGTACCGCTTAATGCGCTGTTGCAAGAGCGCGGCAAGAAAAGCGTCGGCGCAGGCAATGCGATTGCGGTGCAGAATCTCGGTGAGAACAGTGCAATGCTGTTAATGCTGGGGCTTTACTCACTGGCAGTGCTGGTCGGTATTCCTGCTGTTGCCGTTGGGGTCGGTTTTGGCGGCCTGTTTGCGCTGGCCATTGCGGCGCTGTGGATCTGGCAACGCCGCCAGGGTTAG